Genomic window (Rhodothermales bacterium):
GCGTTGTCGTGCGAGCCCAGTTCCGTATAGACCGCAGCAATGGTATTGCGAAGCGCCGCCTGGAGTTCGACAGGCGTATCGGGGTCCTCCGTAATCCGCTCCGCCCCCGCATCCACGAGCTGTCGGACCGTCATGTCCCGCCCCTGGACACGATCCGGACTGGCCTCATTGAACAGGTCGACCACGAACGCCGTGATGGCCTTTGACTTCCGGGCTTCCAATTCAATCTGGTTGCGCTGCGCGGCCGTGTCGACCGCATACCGGACCGAAAGCCCGGTCGCCAGGACGAGAAGGAATGCAATCACGACGCCGGCGGCTACGCCGGCCTTGTGCCGCCGTACGAACCGGTCTGCCCGGTACAACACGGAATCCGTCTGGGCCGAGACGGGCAGCCCCTGCCGGTAGCGGCCAATATCCTGCAGCAACTGATCGGCCGACTGGTAGCGTCGGTCCATATCCTTGCGCAGCGCCATGAGCACGATCCGGTCCAGATCTCCGCTGAGTTGGCGCCGGAGCCGCTCCAGCGGCGTGCGGCGCTTCTCGGAGACGAGGGTGGGCGACGTGTTTGCCTGCTCGTCCTTGACCCGGGAGATGGCCGTGCTGGGGCGCTCCGGTTCCTTCTCCAGCACGATCTTCTCGATTTCGTGCCGGGCCATGGTCTGGAATTGGAACGGCCGATGCCCCGTCAACAACTCGTACAAGAGGACACCCAGCTGATACACATCGCTGGCGGTGGTCAGATTCCCACCGCGCATCTGTTCCGGGCTGGCGTACTCCGGCGTCATGACCCGCAACTCTTCCCGCGTCATGGGCAATGTGTACCCGGTCAGGTCCGGATTCAGGAATTTGGCGATGCCGAAGTCGAGCAATTTCACTTCGCCGGATGCGGTCACCAGCACATTGGCGGGCTTCAGATCCCGATGCACGATCAGGTTCTGATGCGCATAGTGGACGGCCGAACACACTTTCTCGAACAGGTCCAGACGCGATTCGAGCGGCAGGCGGTGTTCGTCGCAGTACCGGTCTATCCGTTCACCGTCCACGTATTCCATGACGAAATACGATACGCCGTCCTCCGTCTGTCCCCCATCCAGCAGCCGGGCGATATTCGGATGCGTCAGCGAGGCCAGGATTTGCCGCTCCACGCGGAATCGCTTCAGGATCTCGTCCGAGTCCATGCCCCGCTTGATGACCTTCACGGCCACATACCGCTTGAAGGCTTCATCGTCCCGGACGGCCAGATACACCTGCCCCATGCCACCCTTGCCGAGGGGGCGGATGAGCCGGTACGGCCCGACAACTTTCGGCATGGAGGACTTGGCGTCGTCCGTCTCTTCGGACTCTCCGGCCGCCTCCGCCAGGTTCTTCAACGCATCGCGCAAATGCGACGGGTTGTCCGTCTCCAGGAAGCCGTCCGATGCGCCTGCGGCATCCAGCATCCGGAGCACGTCATTGCAGAGGGTCGTGTCATCCCCGCATTCGGACGCGATGAATGCGCGGCGATCGCCCGGGGGCAATTCCAGTGCGGCATCCAACACGGCCTCCATCCGCTTCCAGCGCGCCTGATCCATGGCTCAGACCTCGCCGCGAAGGGCCATGTACAGGAAGGCCTTGGCCTTCAGCCAGTC
Coding sequences:
- a CDS encoding serine/threonine-protein kinase, translating into MDQARWKRMEAVLDAALELPPGDRRAFIASECGDDTTLCNDVLRMLDAAGASDGFLETDNPSHLRDALKNLAEAAGESEETDDAKSSMPKVVGPYRLIRPLGKGGMGQVYLAVRDDEAFKRYVAVKVIKRGMDSDEILKRFRVERQILASLTHPNIARLLDGGQTEDGVSYFVMEYVDGERIDRYCDEHRLPLESRLDLFEKVCSAVHYAHQNLIVHRDLKPANVLVTASGEVKLLDFGIAKFLNPDLTGYTLPMTREELRVMTPEYASPEQMRGGNLTTASDVYQLGVLLYELLTGHRPFQFQTMARHEIEKIVLEKEPERPSTAISRVKDEQANTSPTLVSEKRRTPLERLRRQLSGDLDRIVLMALRKDMDRRYQSADQLLQDIGRYRQGLPVSAQTDSVLYRADRFVRRHKAGVAAGVVIAFLLVLATGLSVRYAVDTAAQRNQIELEARKSKAITAFVVDLFNEASPDRVQGRDMTVRQLVDAGAERITEDPDTPVELQAALRNTIAAVYTELGSHDNALNLIQDNVRELRSRLGPEGASPELAEALYRYAYVVDEGSTTREWEEAVRLYEEALAMQRALFGYPSQEAAQTLNDMAVSHMRLRQDSTAEALLQEALAERRELYGGDHEHIAETLSNLGTFAANQGDFAAAERYYRESLGMSRSVLGDRHPLVADNIYNLGSILYDLGSLDEARQLLEDAVARRESIYGPDHNETARALSYLGRTLLAQGNFAEAERYLLRTLDIHRANAGEIDFFVGMDLRWLGILDKARGMHTDAARWYVQAVNVLGQAGSSAYAALTQRDLAAVYLEGEQRSQAIAAYGRAVDMMAALWGEEDADVAEAAHTWGILLLEEGRSAEAERALTRSLDAYLALEMQTEASAVRRSLARLTAAPSRN